A region of Denticeps clupeoides chromosome 19, fDenClu1.1, whole genome shotgun sequence DNA encodes the following proteins:
- the nhsa gene encoding Nance-Horan syndrome protein isoform X2 encodes MPFAKRIVEPRRLCGRAVPQDEDLCSISNVALSRSLRQLSDLARLACSLFHELEVEIVSTGQRVRALHARIGGIQRSTSELDPKQEAVPVSNLDVESKLASHYQAPWHQHRNVFHPSTRPPCVEELHRHAKQSLRARLRDEQQQPSSGRDGGATVSISAAPSMPACPSPHGAGRREARHLRTLPEGDVCEADAEPLQRQATAPADPDAEGVALSHRPRCPVPNVPTTLDKQTNWSCALPLPTPEERMKSESRVITSCVVPINVTEEVSVTASPPAISAFLRASFDRDASVRCSLVHSQSVLQRRRKLRRRKTISGIPRRVQQDLDSDESPVARERTVIVHVGPEACREELALTARLKTKDSGCQTEDFLIAVAAPSRRRIRSQWGQAVAVSLSHSAGNISALPDSGDSMFSASAGSRLRSRSLPREGGRLLDEGHEDSDEDDAEEDEEEEELSPFEVEDFLSGPGVHILKDEGESTDDQAVPELHLRQHPESPEHDWLQRGRSRLPQKSDMGSCEISSSSDTFSSPIHSVSNAGVLTSHMDHKEDHQSSSGNWSGSSSTCPSQTSETIPPAASPPLTGSSHCDSELSLNAAPHSGDDATTFILDPYQADRSQGLRGHRTGSFTSTAPDLLEDVGVSMASEGEWNYTHHHDQSCLPDISPDLSRDDEGSLECQSFASITTYESYMDKPPSEKADTISHYSVDTEGYYTSMHFDCGLKGSKSFTYNYAAHEQRQATYRGHETLGSQYHSLRKPKVKPAPPKRSSSLKKISGGWNEPKITGVQHLPVSSRERKLQLDLAGSSSQLEGEESLEAWRAENASSAPDDSLFGFTETHSFKDEGAVQSDYADLWLLNDLKSNDPYRSLSNSSTATGTTVIECIKSQESSESQTSQSASRATTPSLPSGENEFKLPSPEKFVGLASPSSGYSSQSETPTSSFPSAFFPSPLSPTSGKRKPKVPERKSSLSSLQQRSSKRELELPVIPPTHLDLSALHGVDKPSARRNPVHRLHQNKQKIPAGTSTRAEAFGATTAITPTVLQSVQLRSVERPNAHNATRPKCPTVTFITPPANTKLFELRKPPPYRPLEPPVQDHCEADHSSSRFQQDRLAPVSLWNKPGLPAQVDLDDEVNEVNVATDSTAGLGEQRQEELWPASLESDHSQHCDGTNAGLLSFTGSSTAQQSQSLNQVPDVMHQSETCTSSHASSPEGNETSGFSTRSASLDIGEDGSTPDTEDYFSKDSTPSDVMLSPLTDESKTEDEVFLSPTKSRTTEDLFAMIHRSKRKVLGRKDSGDSCVRNCSAAASSNFPSSNTLTPPTTPVAPTTPTTPTNMQRAPGPIYRSAKKSSTSNEEFKLLLLKKGSRSDSSYRMSATEILKSPVAPKSPGDCVTEWLTQPEEPLSPQQYQLSPEPPEQISSPFPKANVEGFTGKAFPSTASARQGRSRAPPVANSSRYSTRSRLYTAPMQAISEGETENSDGSPHDDRSS; translated from the exons ACGAACAGCAGCAGCCGTCCAGCGGCAGGGACGGCGGGGCGACGGTCTCCATATCAGCGGCGCCCTCTATGCCAGCATGCCCATCACCGCACGGCGCCGGGAGACGAGAGGCGAGGCATCTGAGAACG CTGCCTGAGGGCGACGTTTGCGAGGCAGACGCCGAGCCCCTCCAGAGACAG GCCACTGCGCCTGCTGACCCCGACGCAGAGGGCGTGGCTCTCAGCCATCGGCCCCGGTGCCCCGTCCCTAATGTGCCCACCACACTGGACAAGCAGACCAACTGGTCGTGCGCCCTGCCACTGCCCACGCCCGAGGAGAGGATGAAGAGCGAGTCCCGAGTGATCACTTCATGCGTAGTCCCCATCAATGTCACGG AGGAGGTCTCCGTCACTGCCTCCCCCCCAGCGATATCGGCCTTCCTCA GGGCCAGTTTCGACAGAGACGCCAGTGTGCGCTGCTCCCTCGTCCACTCGCAGTCGGTGCTCCAGCGGAGGAGGAAGCTGCGGAGACGGAAGACCATCTCCGGCATTCCCCGGCGCGTGCAGCAGGACCTAG ACTCAGACGAATCTCCTGTTGCCAGAGAGCGGACTGTGATTGTGCACGTCGGCCCCGAGGCCTGCCGGGAAGAACTCGCCCTCACCGCCCGCCTCAAAACGAAGGACTCCGGCTGCCAGACGGAGGACTTCCTGATCGCCGTGGCCGCGCCCTCGCGCCGCCGGATCCGGTCCCAGTGGGGGCAGGCCGTCGCCGTGTCGCTCTCTCACTCCGCGGGCAACATCTCCGCCCTGCCCGACAGCGGCGACTCAATGTTCTCGGCCTCGGCGGGCTCGCGCCTGCGCTCCCGGAGCCTCCCCCGCGAGGGGGGACGCCTTTTGGACGAGGGCCATGAGGACAGCGATGAGGACGATgcagaggaggacgaggaggaggaagagcttTCCCCTTTTGAGGTCGAGGACTTCTTGTCGGGACCTGGGGTTCACATCCTAAAGGATGAAGGGGAGAGCACGGATGATCAGGCCGTGCCCGAGCTCCATCTCCGGCAACATCCAGAGAGCCCGGAGCATGACTGGCTGCAGAGGGGACGGTCACGACTGCCGCAGAAGTCTGACATGGGCAGCTGTGAGATCTCCTCCAGCTCAGACACGTTCAGCAGCCCCATCCACTCTGTGTCTAACGCTGGGGTTCTGACCAGCCATATGGACCACAAAGAGGACCACCAGTCCTCCAGTGGCAACTGGAGTGGAAGCAGCTCAACCTGTCCATCACAAACATCAGAGACCATCCCCCCTGCGGCATCGCCTCCACTCACCGGTTCCTCGCACTGTGACTCCGAGCTGTCACTCAACGCTGCCCCACACTCCGGTGACGATGCCACCACCTTTATCCTGGATCCGTATCAGGCGGACCGGTCTCAGGGCCTCCGGGGCCATCGGACAGGCTCCTTCACCTCAACAGCACCTGACTTGCTGGAGGACGTGGGCGTCAGCATGGCAAGTGAGGGAGAGTGGAACTACACGCACCACCATGACCAATCCTGCCTTCCGGACATCAGCCCTGACCTCTCCAGGGATGATGAGGGCAGCTTGGAGTGCCAGAGCTTTGCCAGCATCACCACCTACGAGAGCTACATGGATAAGCCGCCATCGGAGAAGGCCGACACCATTTCGCACTACTCTGTTGACACGGAAGGCTACTACACCTCCATGCACTTTGACTGTGGTCTAAAAGGTAGCAAAAGCTTCACGTATAACTATGCAGCTCACGAACAGCGTCAGGCCACCTACAGGGGCCATGAAACACTTGGGAGCCAGTATCACTCCCTGAGGAAACCAAAGGTGAAGCCAGCACCACCAAAGCGTAGCTCGTCCTTGAAGAAGATCAGTGGAGGCTGGAATGAACCAAAGATAACAGGTGTCCAGCACCTGCCAGTGTCTTCCAGAGAGAGGAAGCTGCAGCTGGACTTGGCCGGCTCCTCCAGTCAGCTAGAAGGTGAGGAGTCCCTTGAGGCCTGGAGGGCTGAGAATGCCAGCAGCGCACCAGATGATTCCTTATTTGGTTTCACCGAGACACACTCCTTCAAGGATGAAGGTGCTGTGCAGTCTGACTATGCAGACCTCTGGCTCCTCAATGACTTGAAGTCCAATGACCCATACAGGTCATTGTCCAACTCCAGCACTGCTACAGGTACAACGGTCATCGAGTGCATTAAGTCTCAAGAGAGCTCTGAATCACAGACGTCCCAGTCAGCATCACGGGCCACCACTCCATCACTGCCATCGGGGGAAAACGAATTCAAGCTGCCATCTCCTGAAAAGTTTGTGGGATTGGCTTCTCCATCCAGTGGCTACTCTAGCCAGTCTGAAACGCCAACGTCCTCATTCCCCTCAGCTTTCTTCCCAAGTCCCTTGTCCCCAACCAGTGGCAAGAGGAAGCCCAAAGTCCCAGAACGAAagtcctccctctcctccctccagCAACGTTCTTCCAAGAGGGAACTAGAGCTCCCTGTCATACCTCCAACCCACCTTGACCTAAGTGCTCTTCACGGTGTTGACAAGCCTTCGGCCCGCAGGAATCCAGTGCACAGACTCCACCAGAATAAGCAGAAGATTCCAGCAGGAACATCCACCAGAGCAGAGGCCTTTGGTGCTACCACAGCCATCACCCCGACGGTGCTCCAATCGGTCCAGCTGCGCTCTGTCGAGCGACCCAACGCTCACAATGCCACCCGTCCCAAATGTCCCACTGTGACCTTCATCACACCACCAGCCAACACCAAGCTTTTTGAGCTGAGAAAACCCCCACCTTACAGACCCCTGGAACCCCCTGTTCAGGACCACTGTGAAGCAGACCATAGCAGTAGCAGATTCCAGCAGGACAGGCTGGCCCCAGTGTCTCTCTGGAACAAGCCTGGCTTACCAGCCCAGGTGGACCTCGATGATGAAGTTAATGAAGTTAATGTTGCCACTGACAGTACTGCTGGCCTTGGGGAACAAAGACAAGAAGAACTGTGGCCTGCAAGCTTGGAGTCTGATCACAGCCAACATTGTGATGGAACCAACGCGGGTCTCTTGTCCTTCACAGGCTCATCCACAGCTCAGCAGTCTCAGAGTCTCAACCAAGTGCCTGACGTCATGCACCAATCAGAGACTTGCACATCCAGCCATGCCAGTAGCCCGGAGGGGAATGAGACATCAGGTTTTTCAACCAGAAGTGCCTCACTGGACATCGGAGAAGATGGATCGACCCCAGACACCGAGGACTACTTCAGCAAAG ACTCCACCCCCAGTGATGTCATGCTGTCTCCTCTCACCGATGAGTCTAAGACAGAGGATGAGGTTTTCCTGTCTCCTACCAAGTCCCGCACCACAGAGGACCTCTTTGCCATGATTCACAG GTCCAAAAGGAAAGTGCTGGGGAGGAAAGACTCGGGTGACTCGTGTGTACGAAACTGCTCGGCTGCCGCCTCGTCCAATTTCCCTTCCAGCAACACCCTGACCCCCCCAACCACCCCTGTTGCCCCAACAACACCCACCACCCCAACAAACATGCAGAGAGCTCCCGGCCCCATCTACAGGAGCGCCAAGAAGTCCAGCACCTCCAATGAGGAGTTCAAGTTGCTCCTGTTGAAGAAAGGCAGTCGTTCTGACTCCAGCTACAGAATGTCAGCCACTGAGATCTTGAAGAGCCCAGTAGCTCCCAAATCCCCAGGTGACTGTGTCACAGAGTGGCTGACACAGCCAGAGGAGCCGCTGTCCCCCCAACAGTATCAGCTCTCGCCAGAGCCACCCGAGCAGATTTCCAGTCCATTCCCCAAAGCCAACGTGGAGGGCTTCACCGGCAAAGCCTTCCCCAGCACAGCGTCCGCGCGCCAGGGCCGCTCCAGGGCGCCACCGGTGGCCAACAGCAGCCGCTACAGCACCCGCAGCCGGCTCTACACCGCGCCCATGCAGGCCATATCAGAAGGGGAGACGGAGAACTCGGACGGTAGTCCTCACGATGATCGCTCGTCCTAG
- the nhsa gene encoding Nance-Horan syndrome protein isoform X6, translating to MALGCCVPLRSRAVSNLDVESKLASHYQAPWHQHRNVFHPSTRPPCVEELHRHAKQSLRARLRDEQQQPSSGRDGGATVSISAAPSMPACPSPHGAGRREARHLRTFESSRSPSPTECCHFSPWRKATAPADPDAEGVALSHRPRCPVPNVPTTLDKQTNWSCALPLPTPEERMKSESRVITSCVVPINVTGASFDRDASVRCSLVHSQSVLQRRRKLRRRKTISGIPRRVQQDLDSDESPVARERTVIVHVGPEACREELALTARLKTKDSGCQTEDFLIAVAAPSRRRIRSQWGQAVAVSLSHSAGNISALPDSGDSMFSASAGSRLRSRSLPREGGRLLDEGHEDSDEDDAEEDEEEEELSPFEVEDFLSGPGVHILKDEGESTDDQAVPELHLRQHPESPEHDWLQRGRSRLPQKSDMGSCEISSSSDTFSSPIHSVSNAGVLTSHMDHKEDHQSSSGNWSGSSSTCPSQTSETIPPAASPPLTGSSHCDSELSLNAAPHSGDDATTFILDPYQADRSQGLRGHRTGSFTSTAPDLLEDVGVSMASEGEWNYTHHHDQSCLPDISPDLSRDDEGSLECQSFASITTYESYMDKPPSEKADTISHYSVDTEGYYTSMHFDCGLKGSKSFTYNYAAHEQRQATYRGHETLGSQYHSLRKPKVKPAPPKRSSSLKKISGGWNEPKITGVQHLPVSSRERKLQLDLAGSSSQLEGEESLEAWRAENASSAPDDSLFGFTETHSFKDEGAVQSDYADLWLLNDLKSNDPYRSLSNSSTATGTTVIECIKSQESSESQTSQSASRATTPSLPSGENEFKLPSPEKFVGLASPSSGYSSQSETPTSSFPSAFFPSPLSPTSGKRKPKVPERKSSLSSLQQRSSKRELELPVIPPTHLDLSALHGVDKPSARRNPVHRLHQNKQKIPAGTSTRAEAFGATTAITPTVLQSVQLRSVERPNAHNATRPKCPTVTFITPPANTKLFELRKPPPYRPLEPPVQDHCEADHSSSRFQQDRLAPVSLWNKPGLPAQVDLDDEVNEVNVATDSTAGLGEQRQEELWPASLESDHSQHCDGTNAGLLSFTGSSTAQQSQSLNQVPDVMHQSETCTSSHASSPEGNETSGFSTRSASLDIGEDGSTPDTEDYFSKDSTPSDVMLSPLTDESKTEDEVFLSPTKSRTTEDLFAMIHRSKRKVLGRKDSGDSCVRNCSAAASSNFPSSNTLTPPTTPVAPTTPTTPTNMQRAPGPIYRSAKKSSTSNEEFKLLLLKKGSRSDSSYRMSATEILKSPVAPKSPGDCVTEWLTQPEEPLSPQQYQLSPEPPEQISSPFPKANVEGFTGKAFPSTASARQGRSRAPPVANSSRYSTRSRLYTAPMQAISEGETENSDGSPHDDRSS from the exons ACGAACAGCAGCAGCCGTCCAGCGGCAGGGACGGCGGGGCGACGGTCTCCATATCAGCGGCGCCCTCTATGCCAGCATGCCCATCACCGCACGGCGCCGGGAGACGAGAGGCGAGGCATCTGAGAACG TTTGAGAGTAGCCGGTCCCCCTCTCCCACCGAATGTTGCCACTTCTCTCCGTGGAGAAAG GCCACTGCGCCTGCTGACCCCGACGCAGAGGGCGTGGCTCTCAGCCATCGGCCCCGGTGCCCCGTCCCTAATGTGCCCACCACACTGGACAAGCAGACCAACTGGTCGTGCGCCCTGCCACTGCCCACGCCCGAGGAGAGGATGAAGAGCGAGTCCCGAGTGATCACTTCATGCGTAGTCCCCATCAATGTCACGG GGGCCAGTTTCGACAGAGACGCCAGTGTGCGCTGCTCCCTCGTCCACTCGCAGTCGGTGCTCCAGCGGAGGAGGAAGCTGCGGAGACGGAAGACCATCTCCGGCATTCCCCGGCGCGTGCAGCAGGACCTAG ACTCAGACGAATCTCCTGTTGCCAGAGAGCGGACTGTGATTGTGCACGTCGGCCCCGAGGCCTGCCGGGAAGAACTCGCCCTCACCGCCCGCCTCAAAACGAAGGACTCCGGCTGCCAGACGGAGGACTTCCTGATCGCCGTGGCCGCGCCCTCGCGCCGCCGGATCCGGTCCCAGTGGGGGCAGGCCGTCGCCGTGTCGCTCTCTCACTCCGCGGGCAACATCTCCGCCCTGCCCGACAGCGGCGACTCAATGTTCTCGGCCTCGGCGGGCTCGCGCCTGCGCTCCCGGAGCCTCCCCCGCGAGGGGGGACGCCTTTTGGACGAGGGCCATGAGGACAGCGATGAGGACGATgcagaggaggacgaggaggaggaagagcttTCCCCTTTTGAGGTCGAGGACTTCTTGTCGGGACCTGGGGTTCACATCCTAAAGGATGAAGGGGAGAGCACGGATGATCAGGCCGTGCCCGAGCTCCATCTCCGGCAACATCCAGAGAGCCCGGAGCATGACTGGCTGCAGAGGGGACGGTCACGACTGCCGCAGAAGTCTGACATGGGCAGCTGTGAGATCTCCTCCAGCTCAGACACGTTCAGCAGCCCCATCCACTCTGTGTCTAACGCTGGGGTTCTGACCAGCCATATGGACCACAAAGAGGACCACCAGTCCTCCAGTGGCAACTGGAGTGGAAGCAGCTCAACCTGTCCATCACAAACATCAGAGACCATCCCCCCTGCGGCATCGCCTCCACTCACCGGTTCCTCGCACTGTGACTCCGAGCTGTCACTCAACGCTGCCCCACACTCCGGTGACGATGCCACCACCTTTATCCTGGATCCGTATCAGGCGGACCGGTCTCAGGGCCTCCGGGGCCATCGGACAGGCTCCTTCACCTCAACAGCACCTGACTTGCTGGAGGACGTGGGCGTCAGCATGGCAAGTGAGGGAGAGTGGAACTACACGCACCACCATGACCAATCCTGCCTTCCGGACATCAGCCCTGACCTCTCCAGGGATGATGAGGGCAGCTTGGAGTGCCAGAGCTTTGCCAGCATCACCACCTACGAGAGCTACATGGATAAGCCGCCATCGGAGAAGGCCGACACCATTTCGCACTACTCTGTTGACACGGAAGGCTACTACACCTCCATGCACTTTGACTGTGGTCTAAAAGGTAGCAAAAGCTTCACGTATAACTATGCAGCTCACGAACAGCGTCAGGCCACCTACAGGGGCCATGAAACACTTGGGAGCCAGTATCACTCCCTGAGGAAACCAAAGGTGAAGCCAGCACCACCAAAGCGTAGCTCGTCCTTGAAGAAGATCAGTGGAGGCTGGAATGAACCAAAGATAACAGGTGTCCAGCACCTGCCAGTGTCTTCCAGAGAGAGGAAGCTGCAGCTGGACTTGGCCGGCTCCTCCAGTCAGCTAGAAGGTGAGGAGTCCCTTGAGGCCTGGAGGGCTGAGAATGCCAGCAGCGCACCAGATGATTCCTTATTTGGTTTCACCGAGACACACTCCTTCAAGGATGAAGGTGCTGTGCAGTCTGACTATGCAGACCTCTGGCTCCTCAATGACTTGAAGTCCAATGACCCATACAGGTCATTGTCCAACTCCAGCACTGCTACAGGTACAACGGTCATCGAGTGCATTAAGTCTCAAGAGAGCTCTGAATCACAGACGTCCCAGTCAGCATCACGGGCCACCACTCCATCACTGCCATCGGGGGAAAACGAATTCAAGCTGCCATCTCCTGAAAAGTTTGTGGGATTGGCTTCTCCATCCAGTGGCTACTCTAGCCAGTCTGAAACGCCAACGTCCTCATTCCCCTCAGCTTTCTTCCCAAGTCCCTTGTCCCCAACCAGTGGCAAGAGGAAGCCCAAAGTCCCAGAACGAAagtcctccctctcctccctccagCAACGTTCTTCCAAGAGGGAACTAGAGCTCCCTGTCATACCTCCAACCCACCTTGACCTAAGTGCTCTTCACGGTGTTGACAAGCCTTCGGCCCGCAGGAATCCAGTGCACAGACTCCACCAGAATAAGCAGAAGATTCCAGCAGGAACATCCACCAGAGCAGAGGCCTTTGGTGCTACCACAGCCATCACCCCGACGGTGCTCCAATCGGTCCAGCTGCGCTCTGTCGAGCGACCCAACGCTCACAATGCCACCCGTCCCAAATGTCCCACTGTGACCTTCATCACACCACCAGCCAACACCAAGCTTTTTGAGCTGAGAAAACCCCCACCTTACAGACCCCTGGAACCCCCTGTTCAGGACCACTGTGAAGCAGACCATAGCAGTAGCAGATTCCAGCAGGACAGGCTGGCCCCAGTGTCTCTCTGGAACAAGCCTGGCTTACCAGCCCAGGTGGACCTCGATGATGAAGTTAATGAAGTTAATGTTGCCACTGACAGTACTGCTGGCCTTGGGGAACAAAGACAAGAAGAACTGTGGCCTGCAAGCTTGGAGTCTGATCACAGCCAACATTGTGATGGAACCAACGCGGGTCTCTTGTCCTTCACAGGCTCATCCACAGCTCAGCAGTCTCAGAGTCTCAACCAAGTGCCTGACGTCATGCACCAATCAGAGACTTGCACATCCAGCCATGCCAGTAGCCCGGAGGGGAATGAGACATCAGGTTTTTCAACCAGAAGTGCCTCACTGGACATCGGAGAAGATGGATCGACCCCAGACACCGAGGACTACTTCAGCAAAG ACTCCACCCCCAGTGATGTCATGCTGTCTCCTCTCACCGATGAGTCTAAGACAGAGGATGAGGTTTTCCTGTCTCCTACCAAGTCCCGCACCACAGAGGACCTCTTTGCCATGATTCACAG GTCCAAAAGGAAAGTGCTGGGGAGGAAAGACTCGGGTGACTCGTGTGTACGAAACTGCTCGGCTGCCGCCTCGTCCAATTTCCCTTCCAGCAACACCCTGACCCCCCCAACCACCCCTGTTGCCCCAACAACACCCACCACCCCAACAAACATGCAGAGAGCTCCCGGCCCCATCTACAGGAGCGCCAAGAAGTCCAGCACCTCCAATGAGGAGTTCAAGTTGCTCCTGTTGAAGAAAGGCAGTCGTTCTGACTCCAGCTACAGAATGTCAGCCACTGAGATCTTGAAGAGCCCAGTAGCTCCCAAATCCCCAGGTGACTGTGTCACAGAGTGGCTGACACAGCCAGAGGAGCCGCTGTCCCCCCAACAGTATCAGCTCTCGCCAGAGCCACCCGAGCAGATTTCCAGTCCATTCCCCAAAGCCAACGTGGAGGGCTTCACCGGCAAAGCCTTCCCCAGCACAGCGTCCGCGCGCCAGGGCCGCTCCAGGGCGCCACCGGTGGCCAACAGCAGCCGCTACAGCACCCGCAGCCGGCTCTACACCGCGCCCATGCAGGCCATATCAGAAGGGGAGACGGAGAACTCGGACGGTAGTCCTCACGATGATCGCTCGTCCTAG